One Nonomuraea angiospora DNA segment encodes these proteins:
- a CDS encoding alpha-ketoacid dehydrogenase subunit beta, with translation MTVMSLSKALNEGMRKAMEDDPKVLVMGEDVGKLGGVFRVTDGLQKDFGEDRVIDTPLAESGIVGTAIGLALRGYRPVCEIQFDGFVFPAADQIITQLAKMPMRSLGAIKLPVVVRIPCGGGIGAVEHHSESPEAYFTHTAGLRVVACSNPADAYTMIQQAIRSDDPVIFFEPKRRYWEKAEIDTGSTDWWPPLHAARVVRPGSDVTLLAYGPMVKTCLEAATAAEDDGRSLEVIDLRSLNPLDEAVVMDSARRTGRVVVVHEAPVTSGYGAELAARITEQCFYHLESPVLRVGGFSTPYPPSKLEEHYLPDLDRVLDAVDRAFGY, from the coding sequence ATGACGGTCATGAGCCTGTCCAAGGCGCTCAACGAGGGCATGCGCAAGGCCATGGAGGACGACCCGAAGGTCCTCGTCATGGGCGAGGACGTCGGCAAGCTGGGCGGCGTCTTCCGGGTCACCGACGGCCTGCAGAAGGACTTCGGCGAGGACCGCGTCATCGACACGCCGCTGGCCGAGTCGGGCATCGTCGGCACCGCGATCGGGCTGGCGCTGCGCGGCTACCGGCCGGTGTGCGAGATCCAGTTCGACGGGTTCGTCTTCCCGGCCGCCGACCAGATCATCACGCAGCTCGCCAAGATGCCGATGCGCTCGCTGGGCGCGATCAAGCTCCCGGTCGTCGTGCGCATACCGTGCGGCGGCGGCATCGGCGCGGTCGAGCACCACAGCGAGTCGCCCGAGGCGTACTTCACCCACACGGCCGGCCTGCGCGTCGTGGCCTGCTCCAACCCGGCCGACGCGTACACCATGATCCAGCAGGCCATCCGCAGCGACGACCCGGTGATCTTCTTCGAGCCCAAGCGGCGCTACTGGGAGAAGGCCGAGATCGACACAGGCTCCACCGACTGGTGGCCGCCGCTGCACGCGGCCCGGGTCGTGCGGCCCGGGTCCGACGTCACGCTGCTGGCCTACGGCCCGATGGTCAAGACGTGCCTGGAGGCCGCCACGGCCGCCGAGGACGACGGCCGTTCGCTGGAGGTGATCGACCTGCGCTCGCTCAACCCGCTGGACGAGGCGGTCGTGATGGACTCCGCGCGCCGTACCGGGCGGGTGGTGGTCGTCCACGAGGCCCCCGTCACCAGCGGCTACGGGGCCGAGCTGGCGGCCAGGATCACGGAGCAGTGCTTCTACCACCTGGAGTCGCCGGTGCTCAGGGTCGGCGGCTTCTCCACCCCCTACCCGCCCTCGAAGCTGGAGGAGCACTACCTGCCCGACCTGGACCGGGTGCTCGACGCCGTCGAC